CCGGGGTTCCGGTGGCGCTGGCGTCCAGGGCTGGGCCGGTATCGGTCATGTAGTGCAAATCGGCTAACAGCTCGGTGGTCCTGCTGTCCACGACCCACACGTTGTACTCGTGGAAACGGGTGCACAGCCGGCCCCTACCGCCGGTACCGATGTGGAACTGGATCAGCCAGTTGTGCCCTTGGCGGTCGTCGTAGGCGAAGAGCTTGAAGCCCTGGTGTGTCTCGTCCTTTTGGGCTTTGGTGCTTACGTAGCCGAAGGCTGGACGAAGGTCGCCCCGATCCATAGCCGCCTTGAGGGCGGGCAGCTGGGAGGGATCAGAGCCGTGTTCGTGGCCGAAGTAGCACCAGTATACGGGGTCAATCTGAGGGTGCCAGGTGCGGTATATCTTCCCGTCGTGCCCTTGCACCACATACTGATCATGTACCCAGTCGGGGCAGGTGGTGTTGGGCTGGGGTACGGGCTGGCCCGAAGGGGTAGCCGGGGTGGGGGTAGGGGTGCCGTCTTTTTCGGCCAGCAGCACGGTATAGATGCGCCCAGCTTTACGGTCGATGCCCTGTAGGAGATTTCTGCCTGCCGGGAGGTTCTTGAGGAAGACGGTATAGGTCTTGCCGCCGGCTTTGACCGTAGAACCCGGAGCCCAGTCGCTCATCCAGGAGGGTCGGTCGGTGGGGCTGCCGTACCAGACCAGTCCCACCCGGGCCTCGCGGTTGAGGTAGAGCTCGAGCATGTTGTCCGAGCTGGTATAGGCCACATAGCTGCCGTTGGCCGGCATGATGAGCGCATCCCAACCCTTGTAGACCCCGGGGTCGTCGAGCTTGAAGTCGGGCTCTTGTTGAGGGGCCGGATCCACGATCAGGGAGAGGCCAGCGTTGAACTGACGCGGGCGGTACTGCATGTACTGCACTGAGGTCTGGGTATGCGTGGCGTCCAGGATCTTATTGATCCAGTAGGCCTTGACCAGAGCGGGCTGGGCTGTACCGCTGGGGGGAGGAGTAGGGGTGGGGGTGGGTGTAGGTGTAGGTGTAGGAGTAGGGGTAGGGCTGGTGGAAGACCCGTTATAGACGACGCGGGTAGAAGCGGAGTCTTTGTTGCCGGCGGCGTCGTAGGCGTTGAAGATGAGGGTGTTGCTGCCGGGGGCGAGGCCGCTTACGGTAGCGGTGAAATCGACGCTGGCTCCCGGGGTGAAGGAGATGTTCTGCTCCGGGCCGCCGTTGAGCTGGTAGGCGATGCGGGTGACGGCGAGGTTGTCCTTGGCCTTACCCTGGACGCTGACGCTCGAGCTGGCGACGGTGGTACCCGGGGTGGGGCTTAGGATGGAGATGTCGGGGCGTAGGGTGTCGGATGGGGCGCCGGAGGTGCCGTAGGTGAGGGAGAGGGAGGCGCTGCCGACGTTGCCGGTAGCGTCGTAGGCGTTGACGACGATGACGTTCTGACCGGTTTTTAGCTGGACGGTGAAGCTGAAGGGCACCTTCGGGGCGGGGGTGATGGGGAGGTTTTGCTCGGGGCTGCCGTTGAGCTGATAGGTGATGCGGGTGACGGCCTGGTCGTCGGTAGCGGTGCCCTGGACGGTGAGGTTGAGGCTGACGGCGGCTCCTCCCACCGGGTTTTCCAGGGTGACGGTGGGAGCGGTCTGGTCGTCGAGGGGGGGCTGGGCTTGTCGGTTGCAGGCCACGGCTATAAGCCCTATAAGCACCAGTACTGGCCATGCTGCTCGATAAAACGTTTTATCCCGCCACCACGGTTTCTCAACACCACTTTGTTTCACTTTGCCTCCACTTTGGATAAATCAGGGGATTTTAAGTATTCGTGCTTACTGCACAATCCTGTTCATTCTTACCGGCTAGGCAAGCCGGACAGTTGAGATCTTCCTTAAGGCAAAGTTCATCTTTTTATGTGGCTTACGATAGAGCTTAAATTAACTTTTACTCTAGTAAACGGCAGTAAAAATTAGTATTCCATGAAAAAATAGCCGTGGGATTGGGCTGTTCTTTTTTCGCCGCTGCTGTAAAATCTGCCGCCCTATTTTTGGGGCATGTCGTACGCTATACGCAGGGGATCGTCCAGAGCAAGTGGACGTGCGGGGTGGGCGGGACAATCCTTATATGTGCTCGAGGATGTCTTCGCTGTCGTGAAAGTACCGATCTTTGGGAATGAGGATAAATCCTCCGGGAGCCTTGGCGGGGTGGTAGGGTTGCTCGAGCGTGAGCTGGGTACGCCCCAGGTCATATTTGCGCAATTGCGCCAAGGGCGGAGCCGGGTGCGGCTTCACGGCCTGCGACAGACGCTCCAGGACGAGCGCCAGGTAAGCCACGAAACTCCAGGTGCGGATCACGAATTAATTCTTGCTCACCTTGCGGGTTAAAAAGTCTAGCAACACGTATTTGCCGATGTTCCCCGGGGTGGTGAGGTAGGCTTTGCCTTTGGTGATTTGGGTGATCTTTTTGACAAAGGCCAGCAGCTCGGGCTCTCGCGCCAGCATGAAGGTGTGGATGGGGATGCCTTCCTTGCGGGCTAGTGTGGCCTCCTTGAGGGTCTCGGCCAGGATCACTGGATCGAGGCCCCAGGCGTTTTTGTAAATTTGCCCGCTGGGGAGGGTGAGGGCGGAGGGTTTTCCATCGGTGATCATGATGATCTGCTTCATCTCCCCACCCATTTTCTTGAGCATTTTGCGGGCTAGCTTGATGCCCTCGGCGGTGTTGGTGTGGTAGGGCCCGACCTGCACGGTAGGAAGCCTGCCCAGCGGCACTTCCTCGGCGGAGTCGTGAAAGACCCCAAAGCGTACCTGGTCGCCCGGGTATTGGGTGCGGATGAGATGGGAAAGCCCTAGCGCGACGCGCTTGGCCGGGGTAAAGCGGTCTTCGCCGTAGAGGATCATGGAGTGCGAGCAGTCGAGCAACACTACGGTGTTCATCGCGGCGGTGTACTCGGCCAGCTCGACCACCAGGTCGCCCTCCTCGAGGTTCTCCACCCCTTTCACCACCACCTGCTTGAGGGTCTCGCCGATGTTGAAGTTGGGTTGGTCGCCAAACTCATAGGGCTTGGTCTCCCCCGAGGACTCCACCCCCGAGGCGTAGTGACGGGTGGCGTGGGCGCCGGGGTGGTTCTTCCCCAAGGCCCCCATCAGAGAACGCAAGGAGCGTAGCCCCAGAAAGTCCACCGACTTTTGGGTGAGTTCGATGCGCACATCCTGGGCCTGGCCCTGCTGGCCCATTCCGGCGCTGGGCTCGAGGGGCTCCTGGCCCTGCGGCTGGATGAATCCCTCCTCGCGCAACCGCTGGATGAGCTTCTGGATCTCCTGGTAGAGCCGGGTGTCTTCCTTTCGGTTGGCGAAGCGGGCCTCCCTTAGCCACTCCTCGGGAATGCGGTCTTGCTCCAGCAAGGCTTGCAACAAGGCGTCGTAGAGGTCCTCCATGGTGGGGGCGCGGTTGGGGTCTGGGTCGTAGCGGTTGTAGGGGTCGCGGAAGCCTGAGTCGAGGAGGAAGTCCTCGAGCATGTCCATGAGCTCGGAGCTCGTCAGGTCGTCGAGGCTGGCTTCGTACTTGCTATAGCGAACGCGCATGCTGCCTCCGGCGGCACCCAACGCCAAACGCCCAGCCCCAGCGGTTGGCGTCTTGCGTCTTGCGTTTGGCGCCTTGCATCTCAGTTCCCGCTCCCCCAGCGCTCCCGCTCGCGCTCGACCGGAGCGCTATAGGACTCCTCCCCCCGGGCGATCTTGCGCCTCCCGGCCAGGCCCTCCAGGATGAACTCGCCCGCCGAGACCAGCATCTCTGGACTTGGGTTGCCCCCGGCGAGCTTCTTGGCGGCGGCGAGGAGGCCGGGGACCTTCTCCATCTCGCGCAGTACGGTTTTGCTGGGGCCATCCGGTAGGGTGAGCAGGTTGCCCTGGGCGAAGTAGTCCACCACTGGCGTCACCTCCAGGCCCCGGCTACGTTCCCCATAGGCCAGGCCAAAAGCTTTTTGCAACAGGTCGCGGGCCACCCGCTCGGCTCCCTGGAGTTCGCCCTCGTACTCGAGCTCGATCTTGCCGGTGATAGCCGGCAGGGCGAAATAAAGATCTATCGGCCTCGCCACCGGGCGCTCGTTATAGCGTAGGGCCCGGCGCTCGGCGTTGGAGGCCACTAGCTCCAAAAGGCTGATGGAAAGGCGCTGCGAAACCCCGGAGGTCTTGTCCACCCGCTTGTCCTCACGGGCCACGAAGGCCACCGCCTCGGAAGACTCGGCCACGAAGTCGGGGACCTCGAGCCCTTCGGCCCGCTCGATCCAGGCTTCCTGTAGGCTGATCGAAAGCCCTTCCTCGAGGGTCTTGGGGTAGTGGGTACGGATCTCCGAGCCGATGCGGTCTTTGAGCGGGGTGACGATCTTGCCCCGCGCGGTGTAGTCCTGAGGGTTGGCGGTGAAGGTGAGCCATACGTCCAGCTCGAGCCGGATCGGGTAACCCCGGATCTGCACGTCGCCTTCTTGCAGGATGTTGAAGAGGGCCACCTGTACCTTGGGGGCCAGGTCAGCCAGCTCGTTCACCGCGAAGATGCCCCGGTTGGCGCGGGGCAAAAGGCCATAGTTGATGGCCTCGAGGTCCGAGAGGCCCATCCCGCGCTTGGCGGCCTTGATGGGGTCGATATCGCCCAGGATGTCGGCCACGGTGGTATCGGGGGTGGCCAGCTTCTCCACGTAGCGCTCGTCGCGGGGAACCCAGACGATGGGGGCATCGTCTCCGGCTTCGGCCAACAGGCGCTTCGCCTCCGCCGAAAGCGGCGCGATGGGGTTGTCGCGCAAGTCGGTGGGCAAAGCCGGGATTTCCTCGTCTAGCAGCTCGGTGAGCTGGCGTAGGATGCGGCTTTTGGCCTGACCGCGCAGGCCCAACAGGATAAAGTTGTGGTTGGCCAAAATGGCGTTGACCAACGAGGGGATCACGGTATCTTCGTACCCTTGAATGCCGGGAAAGAGCCGCTCCCCCCTTCGCAGCTTGGCGATGAGGTTTTCCCGCGCCTCCTCCTTCACCGTGCGGCGGAGCTTCTCTATCGGATAGGTGCGCTTCAACTCCCCTAAGGTTTGGGCCTTCATGGAGGGAGTGTAGCGCCCAGAGGCTCGGGCGTGTGTGGACTGGAGCGCTTTGCGAGCCGTCAACCCTCCCAGGCGATGATGGCGGCGATGAGGCGCCCCGGCCCATGCACGCCCCGCACCATGACCTGTCCGATGTCCGCTGATCTACTGGGTCCGGAGTGCAGGGCGATGGCCGAGGGGAGCTGGCCTTTGAGTTCGGCTAAAGCTTCGGCCAGCGTCCCGAAGACCTTGCTCTGGGGGAGGAACACCAGGTGGGTGGGGGGCAGCAGCTGAAGACGGCGGCCTTCGGCACTGCCTACGATCACCGAACCGGTCTCGGCCACCGCCCCCAGGGCCCAGGAAATACCCAGCGGGGCCTCCTCGGGGGGCAGGGCCGGAAGAGGGGGCGTGAGCGGGGCGGGGAGGAGAGAGCCTACAGCTGCCCCGCTAAAGGCCCGGACGAACTCGGCCAACCAAGACTGGGCCTCCTCGAGCCCAGCGAGCCGCACCACCTCGCCCCCGTTGCCGCCCAGCCGCTCGGTGAAGAGGGCGAGGGCTTCCTCGCGGGAGAGGCCGGGCAGGGTGAGGGGGTCGGGCAGGACGGGGCTGGGGCGGTGCTCGAGGGCCCGACGTACGCGCGCCAGGATGCGCTCTTTCATCTACTCAAAAGTATAATAGAGCCGCCGTATGGACCTCGGGATTGATGGGAAAGTCGCATTGGTGACGGGCGGAAGCCGGCTCATCGGCCTCGCGATCGCCCAGCGGCTGGGACTGGAGGGGGCCAAAGTGGCGATCTGCGGACGCGACTCGCAGAGGCTCGAGGAAGCCGGGCACCTCCTGCGCGAGCAAGGGATCCGGGCATTCACCTACCCCGCCGACGTCCGGGACGACGCCCAGGTAGAAGGGTTGCTCCAGGCCGTCACGGAGGAGTTCGGGGGCCTCGACCTCCTGGTCAACAACCCCGGCGGGATCGTCAGAACCGGGCCCTTCAGCACCGTCTCGCTCGAGGAGTGGCGGCTGGGCTACGAGGTCAACGTGGTGAGCATCCTGCGGGTGGTCCGGGCCGCCCTACCCAGCCTCAAGGCGGCACCCTGGGGGCGCATCGTCAACCTGGGGGCTTTTTACGTCTCGCCAGGCACGCCGGGGCTGCTCACCGAACTCGCCGAGAACGCCGTGGCCAAGACGTCGGTGGCGGCTTTGACGAAGGTGATGTCGGAGGAGCTGGCCCCGAACATCACCGTCAACTGCGTGGCCCCAGGGCCGGTGGGCGACGCCCATGCGATGCGGGAGATGACCCGAACCTTCCCCATTCCCAGGGCGGCCGATCCAGGGGAATTGGCCGATCTGGTGGCATTTTTGTGCTCGAGGCAGGCCGGCTACATCACCGGGCTGACCATCCCCTTCGACGGCGGCGCGAGCCGCCGTCTCGTCTAGATCCCCTCCTCCCACAACTCCCTGAAGCTCCTGGGGCTCGGCTTCAGCCCGGCCCGGCCCTCCACCCAGGCCTTGAGCACCGGGACTACGGTGTTGTCGAGGGCTTTCTCGGGCAGCAGGCGCAGGGCTTTGGCGGCCAGGCGGTAGGCCCAGGGGCGGGTCATGGCCAGGGCGTAGCCCTGGATGGCGGCCTTTTCGAAGCGGGGGGTGAGGCCCTCCTCCACGGCGCGGTGGCGCCAGGTGAGCAGCAGCTTGGGGATGGGGATCTTCACCGGGCAGGCCTCGTAGCAGGCCCCGCACAGCGAGGAGGCGTAAGGGAGGGGTTTGGTGTTCTCCAGGCCCACCAGCCCCGGGCTCAGCACCGCGCCGATGGGGCCGGAGTAGACGTAGCCGTAGGCGTGGCCACCGGTCTGGCGGTAGACCGGGCAGGCGTTGAGGCAGGCCCCGCAGCGCACGCAGCGCAGGGTTTCCCAGGCTTCTTCGTCGGCCAGGACGCTGCTGCGCCCGTTGTCCACGAAGACGACGTGGACCTCCTCGGGGCCATCCGGTTCGCTCGAGCGGCGGGGGCCCTGGATCAGCGAGACGAAGGTGCCCAGGCGCTGGCCGGTGGCAGCGCGGGCGGTGAGCGAGAGGAACACCGCGAGGTCAGAGAAGCGGGGCAGGAGCTTCTCGATGCCCACCAGCGCGACGTGGAGGCGGGGGGCGGAGGTGGAGAGGCGGATGTTGCCCTCGTTCTCGATGAGGGCGATGGTTCCGGTCTCGGCCACCATGAAGTTGGCCCCGCTGATGCCCATCTCGGCCTCGAGGAAGCCCTG
The genomic region above belongs to Meiothermus sp. Pnk-1 and contains:
- a CDS encoding Ig-like domain-containing protein → MACNRQAQPPLDDQTAPTVTLENPVGGAAVSLNLTVQGTATDDQAVTRITYQLNGSPEQNLPITPAPKVPFSFTVQLKTGQNVIVVNAYDATGNVGSASLSLTYGTSGAPSDTLRPDISILSPTPGTTVASSSVSVQGKAKDNLAVTRIAYQLNGGPEQNISFTPGASVDFTATVSGLAPGSNTLIFNAYDAAGNKDSASTRVVYNGSSTSPTPTPTPTPTPTPTPTPPPSGTAQPALVKAYWINKILDATHTQTSVQYMQYRPRQFNAGLSLIVDPAPQQEPDFKLDDPGVYKGWDALIMPANGSYVAYTSSDNMLELYLNREARVGLVWYGSPTDRPSWMSDWAPGSTVKAGGKTYTVFLKNLPAGRNLLQGIDRKAGRIYTVLLAEKDGTPTPTPATPSGQPVPQPNTTCPDWVHDQYVVQGHDGKIYRTWHPQIDPVYWCYFGHEHGSDPSQLPALKAAMDRGDLRPAFGYVSTKAQKDETHQGFKLFAYDDRQGHNWLIQFHIGTGGRGRLCTRFHEYNVWVVDSRTTELLADLHYMTDTGPALDASATGTPDDPSKANTTRYKPAECPENLNIPMSNDQGRRRIPRIDRNGYETWQPSLPSTLGFFGGRGYNTDNPQTRCSSSYDAQGNPTCDQMIRSPSDYDWGENRWFIVADGATTGFGIDASKALATGVFYTDTTGTQLVSSSDPTAVRQYIKPGLFVRHLTEDRWIPYDGWWVEYRPVPAGAVNFESHNLEHSLQVPN
- a CDS encoding VWA domain-containing protein is translated as MRVRYSKYEASLDDLTSSELMDMLEDFLLDSGFRDPYNRYDPDPNRAPTMEDLYDALLQALLEQDRIPEEWLREARFANRKEDTRLYQEIQKLIQRLREEGFIQPQGQEPLEPSAGMGQQGQAQDVRIELTQKSVDFLGLRSLRSLMGALGKNHPGAHATRHYASGVESSGETKPYEFGDQPNFNIGETLKQVVVKGVENLEEGDLVVELAEYTAAMNTVVLLDCSHSMILYGEDRFTPAKRVALGLSHLIRTQYPGDQVRFGVFHDSAEEVPLGRLPTVQVGPYHTNTAEGIKLARKMLKKMGGEMKQIIMITDGKPSALTLPSGQIYKNAWGLDPVILAETLKEATLARKEGIPIHTFMLAREPELLAFVKKITQITKGKAYLTTPGNIGKYVLLDFLTRKVSKN
- a CDS encoding magnesium chelatase, which produces MKAQTLGELKRTYPIEKLRRTVKEEARENLIAKLRRGERLFPGIQGYEDTVIPSLVNAILANHNFILLGLRGQAKSRILRQLTELLDEEIPALPTDLRDNPIAPLSAEAKRLLAEAGDDAPIVWVPRDERYVEKLATPDTTVADILGDIDPIKAAKRGMGLSDLEAINYGLLPRANRGIFAVNELADLAPKVQVALFNILQEGDVQIRGYPIRLELDVWLTFTANPQDYTARGKIVTPLKDRIGSEIRTHYPKTLEEGLSISLQEAWIERAEGLEVPDFVAESSEAVAFVAREDKRVDKTSGVSQRLSISLLELVASNAERRALRYNERPVARPIDLYFALPAITGKIELEYEGELQGAERVARDLLQKAFGLAYGERSRGLEVTPVVDYFAQGNLLTLPDGPSKTVLREMEKVPGLLAAAKKLAGGNPSPEMLVSAGEFILEGLAGRRKIARGEESYSAPVERERERWGSGN
- a CDS encoding LUD domain-containing protein gives rise to the protein MKERILARVRRALEHRPSPVLPDPLTLPGLSREEALALFTERLGGNGGEVVRLAGLEEAQSWLAEFVRAFSGAAVGSLLPAPLTPPLPALPPEEAPLGISWALGAVAETGSVIVGSAEGRRLQLLPPTHLVFLPQSKVFGTLAEALAELKGQLPSAIALHSGPSRSADIGQVMVRGVHGPGRLIAAIIAWEG
- a CDS encoding SDR family NAD(P)-dependent oxidoreductase — translated: MDLGIDGKVALVTGGSRLIGLAIAQRLGLEGAKVAICGRDSQRLEEAGHLLREQGIRAFTYPADVRDDAQVEGLLQAVTEEFGGLDLLVNNPGGIVRTGPFSTVSLEEWRLGYEVNVVSILRVVRAALPSLKAAPWGRIVNLGAFYVSPGTPGLLTELAENAVAKTSVAALTKVMSEELAPNITVNCVAPGPVGDAHAMREMTRTFPIPRAADPGELADLVAFLCSRQAGYITGLTIPFDGGASRRLV
- a CDS encoding LutB/LldF family L-lactate oxidation iron-sulfur protein, with amino-acid sequence MQVRSNEYPKEAARVIREEPQVRESVTGATLSFDAKRRAAYAEVDSEQWRHFAEGVKNHVLMNLEHYLEQAEAALKRNGVQVHWAEDAEEAQRIVATLVRERGVKRVVKAKSMLSEELGINPLLESLGVSVLETDLGEYIIQLLEQPPSHIVGPAIHLGLEQIRRLFHERFGTPLDAAPDALAAAARKLLRQGFLEAEMGISGANFMVAETGTIALIENEGNIRLSTSAPRLHVALVGIEKLLPRFSDLAVFLSLTARAATGQRLGTFVSLIQGPRRSSEPDGPEEVHVVFVDNGRSSVLADEEAWETLRCVRCGACLNACPVYRQTGGHAYGYVYSGPIGAVLSPGLVGLENTKPLPYASSLCGACYEACPVKIPIPKLLLTWRHRAVEEGLTPRFEKAAIQGYALAMTRPWAYRLAAKALRLLPEKALDNTVVPVLKAWVEGRAGLKPSPRSFRELWEEGI